In Stieleria varia, one genomic interval encodes:
- a CDS encoding DUF3299 domain-containing protein: MLAEQPSDRYRYFAVLITASLLLGMFTSKPLAPTMAWGDDTPESVEKDKDTASNKASDDKASDDSQQPETDQYGRVKVKPRRSSAAALAKGEINFDDLVFDIEKDAKLDVEKLTKEVRSLVGKKVKLKGYILPSTLFSDTNIKQFVLVRDNRECCFGPGAALYDCVMVEMVDGNTADYSTLPVTVTGKFEIDTKSYAYPGGKGPKGASHLAIFRIRGVSVK, encoded by the coding sequence GTGCTCGCCGAACAACCCTCTGACCGCTATCGATATTTCGCTGTTTTGATCACGGCATCTCTGTTGCTCGGCATGTTCACGTCGAAGCCACTTGCTCCAACAATGGCTTGGGGCGACGATACGCCAGAGTCGGTCGAGAAAGACAAAGACACTGCGTCCAACAAAGCGTCAGACGACAAAGCATCCGACGACTCACAGCAACCCGAGACCGACCAGTATGGACGCGTCAAGGTCAAGCCACGGCGGAGCAGCGCGGCGGCATTGGCCAAAGGCGAGATCAATTTCGACGATCTGGTGTTTGACATCGAGAAAGATGCCAAGTTGGACGTAGAGAAGTTGACCAAAGAAGTCCGCTCGCTCGTCGGCAAGAAGGTGAAGCTAAAGGGCTACATCCTGCCCAGCACGCTGTTCAGTGACACGAACATCAAGCAATTTGTGCTCGTCCGAGACAACCGCGAATGCTGTTTCGGCCCCGGGGCGGCTCTCTATGACTGCGTGATGGTCGAAATGGTCGACGGGAACACCGCGGACTATTCGACACTGCCGGTCACCGTCACGGGCAAGTTCGAGATCGACACCAAATCCTACGCTTACCCCGGCGGCAAAGGCCCCAAGGGAGCCAGCCACCTCGCGATCTTTCGAATCCGAGGCGTCAGCGTCAAGTAG
- a CDS encoding sulfatase-like hydrolase/transferase, with protein MHRPSLFGILNSKHCIRFAALLVLWLSATIVHAADRPNVVWIMSEDNSADYLQHFDPAGAPTPNIEAMAEHGITFNHAFSNAPVCSVARTTLITSCYAPRIGTQFHRRDTVAPMPDGVRMFPAYLRDAGYYTTNQRKEDYNAVKADDVWDASSPKAHWKNRPDKSMPFFHVQTYGDSHESSLHFPAKAMEQAPETDPASVKLQPYFPDTPIFRFTRARYHDRIMQIDQLVGKLLEELEADGELENTFVFYFGDHGGVLPRSKGYLYESGLHVPLVIRVPAKFQGLARRELGSRTDGFVEFVDFGPTVLALAGLERPEGIDGRAFLGKNVDADEVDQRNETFGYADRFDEKYDLVRSLRVGKWKYIRNFEPFLPDALQNNYRYKMLAYQEWRDLYKAGKLNDVQSQFFRAKPAEALYDLDSDPYEINNLADDPQYQEQLELLRRKLRDRLVSMPDLSFFTEAVVVSEAIKNPVVFGQQNHAQLLAMIDTVNLALLPPEDAEIQLAAALQHEDPWVRYWALVACSSHGKAVASLAPRAQELLLDIEPLVVVRAIEFLAMVSDIDTMPYLYRSFERATNEPEALRMVNSAVYLRDLYGDRFPIDPKRLQFAAILDRRKNSELDRRLDYLSGKP; from the coding sequence ATGCATCGCCCATCCTTGTTCGGCATCTTGAATTCAAAACACTGCATCCGTTTTGCCGCGTTGCTCGTGCTATGGCTCTCCGCCACGATCGTGCACGCCGCAGATCGGCCCAACGTGGTTTGGATCATGTCGGAGGACAATTCCGCGGACTACTTGCAGCATTTCGACCCCGCCGGTGCGCCGACACCAAACATCGAGGCGATGGCCGAGCACGGAATCACTTTCAATCACGCATTTTCCAACGCCCCTGTTTGTTCTGTCGCCAGGACGACGTTGATCACGTCCTGTTACGCTCCGAGAATCGGAACGCAGTTTCATCGCCGCGATACCGTCGCGCCGATGCCTGATGGCGTGCGAATGTTCCCGGCTTACTTGCGTGACGCCGGCTACTACACGACCAACCAACGCAAGGAAGACTACAACGCGGTCAAAGCAGACGATGTCTGGGACGCTTCGTCGCCCAAGGCACATTGGAAAAATCGTCCTGACAAGTCGATGCCGTTTTTCCACGTGCAGACTTACGGCGACTCGCACGAAAGCAGTTTGCATTTTCCAGCCAAAGCCATGGAGCAAGCTCCGGAGACCGACCCGGCAAGCGTCAAACTGCAACCCTATTTTCCCGACACACCAATCTTTCGATTCACGCGGGCTCGCTATCACGATCGAATCATGCAGATCGACCAACTGGTCGGCAAACTGTTGGAGGAATTGGAAGCGGACGGCGAACTGGAAAATACCTTTGTGTTTTACTTCGGCGATCACGGCGGCGTGTTACCCAGATCCAAAGGCTACCTTTACGAGTCGGGCCTCCATGTACCGTTGGTGATCCGTGTCCCTGCCAAGTTTCAAGGACTGGCGAGGCGTGAACTGGGCAGTCGCACCGATGGCTTTGTCGAGTTCGTCGACTTCGGTCCCACCGTTCTGGCGCTGGCCGGGTTGGAACGCCCAGAAGGTATCGACGGGCGTGCTTTTCTCGGCAAGAACGTTGACGCAGACGAAGTGGATCAGCGAAACGAAACCTTTGGATACGCCGATCGCTTTGACGAAAAATACGATCTCGTGCGCTCACTGAGAGTCGGCAAATGGAAGTACATTCGCAACTTTGAGCCGTTCTTGCCTGACGCTCTGCAGAACAATTACCGCTACAAAATGTTGGCGTACCAAGAATGGCGTGACCTGTACAAGGCTGGCAAGCTAAACGACGTGCAGAGCCAATTCTTCAGGGCCAAGCCTGCCGAAGCGTTGTACGATCTGGATTCCGATCCGTATGAAATCAACAACTTGGCAGACGATCCCCAATATCAAGAGCAGCTGGAATTGTTACGTCGCAAGCTGCGTGATCGGTTGGTGTCGATGCCCGACCTGAGTTTCTTTACCGAAGCCGTGGTGGTGTCCGAGGCGATCAAAAATCCGGTGGTGTTTGGCCAACAGAATCACGCTCAATTGTTGGCGATGATCGACACGGTCAATTTGGCTTTGTTGCCGCCCGAGGACGCGGAGATCCAACTTGCTGCAGCTCTGCAGCACGAAGATCCGTGGGTGCGTTACTGGGCGTTGGTGGCCTGCAGCAGTCACGGTAAAGCGGTCGCATCGTTGGCGCCCAGGGCTCAGGAACTGCTTCTGGATATTGAGCCGTTGGTGGTGGTTCGTGCCATCGAGTTTTTGGCAATGGTCAGCGACATCGATACGATGCCGTATCTGTACCGCAGTTTCGAGCGTGCCACCAACGAACCGGAAGCGTTGCGGATGGTGAATTCTGCGGTGTACTTGAGAGATCTGTATGGCGATCGTTTTCCGATCGACCCTAAACGACTTCAATTCGCTGCGATTTTGGATCGCCGAAAGAACAGCGAATTGGACCGTCGACTGGATTACTTGTCAGGCAAGCCTTAA
- a CDS encoding sensor histidine kinase: MTVPTPSATTDTRTAIHGVTFPATQAVSLQTPLVDGKASVPLTSDHAGAIAGPDPSTIRLISETAHDLRAPLNTIRESVRLVRDGELGRLTPSQNEFLSAAIDQCDCVDQMVDEMVHMQRLNSGFPRARRRWVALSEIKDAVSNTLRPWTLPRNVHILWDGPSDMSTQVFGDAAMLRRLVVNLVTNAIRVTAEGDPILVRMVPVSGGRMLRWSVVDQGSGISPADMEAIARDHSPSGSGGGLGLLIAKQLAAVHYSPLWIESRINTGTVVSFETCIGGPSSVARAWADWRRASEAAGKNENPPRVRSFVRQQYPPRDIYAPRRVRIDVPTVLVELREKESIRPAGRQIIIGGVDLGAATSLSVAAQFDEALHSAMAMGEMAYRVGQRSWTWVFQSDPQAVRQRIQHVERQARDRHAGLRLSWGQAINLGELNKHTAIRLSDFLVRQSLRASRRHISDADQVRLGTQPIVESSIATRRLDDEARRLDEYRRLNRR; encoded by the coding sequence GTGACTGTCCCCACGCCATCTGCCACGACCGACACGCGAACGGCGATTCATGGGGTGACCTTTCCAGCAACCCAAGCCGTCTCGCTTCAAACGCCATTGGTTGACGGCAAAGCATCTGTACCACTCACATCGGACCATGCCGGCGCCATCGCTGGCCCCGATCCGTCGACGATTCGCTTGATCAGCGAGACCGCACACGATTTGCGCGCGCCATTGAACACGATCCGAGAATCCGTCCGACTGGTTCGCGACGGAGAACTGGGGCGACTGACGCCGTCGCAAAACGAGTTCCTCAGCGCCGCAATCGATCAGTGCGACTGTGTCGATCAGATGGTCGACGAGATGGTGCATATGCAACGTCTCAACAGCGGCTTTCCAAGAGCGCGACGACGCTGGGTAGCGCTGAGTGAAATCAAGGACGCGGTGAGCAACACACTGCGACCTTGGACCTTGCCGCGGAACGTGCATATCTTGTGGGACGGTCCATCGGACATGTCCACTCAAGTGTTTGGTGACGCGGCGATGCTGCGTCGACTGGTCGTCAATCTCGTCACCAACGCAATCCGTGTGACTGCGGAAGGCGATCCGATCTTGGTCCGCATGGTGCCCGTCTCCGGTGGCCGAATGCTTCGTTGGTCCGTCGTGGATCAAGGCAGCGGGATTTCACCGGCGGACATGGAAGCGATCGCACGCGATCATTCCCCGAGCGGCTCCGGCGGCGGTCTTGGACTGCTGATCGCCAAACAACTGGCAGCGGTTCACTACTCGCCATTGTGGATCGAGTCCCGAATCAATACTGGAACCGTGGTCAGTTTTGAAACTTGCATCGGAGGACCGAGCAGCGTCGCCAGGGCATGGGCCGACTGGCGGCGTGCAAGTGAAGCCGCAGGAAAAAACGAAAACCCGCCGCGTGTTCGCAGTTTCGTTCGCCAGCAGTATCCGCCCCGTGATATCTACGCGCCGCGTCGCGTCAGAATCGACGTTCCTACCGTGCTGGTCGAACTTCGTGAAAAGGAATCCATTCGTCCCGCCGGTCGACAGATCATCATCGGCGGCGTGGACCTCGGCGCGGCAACATCACTCAGTGTCGCCGCACAGTTTGACGAAGCATTGCATTCTGCGATGGCGATGGGCGAAATGGCATACCGTGTCGGCCAACGCAGTTGGACTTGGGTCTTTCAGAGTGATCCTCAAGCGGTGCGTCAGCGGATTCAGCATGTTGAACGACAAGCACGGGATAGACACGCGGGATTAAGACTCTCGTGGGGACAGGCAATCAACCTCGGCGAACTGAACAAGCACACCGCGATCCGATTGAGCGATTTTCTGGTTCGTCAATCGCTGCGTGCCAGCCGCCGCCATATCAGCGATGCCGATCAAGTCCGCTTGGGGACGCAACCGATTGTCGAGTCATCGATCGCAACACGCCGATTGGATGACGAAGCAAGACGGTTGGACGAGTATCGTCGTCTGAATCGACGGTAG
- a CDS encoding sugar-binding protein: MDSRILKRRPHWLLSITTLCLVTALVSGCTIEKTSSQASSDSGKTKVAFVTNGIASFWTIAEAGCRNAAKDNDCECIVRMPTDQAAGQKRILEELINMKVAGIAVTPINPDNQKDIINKAAAETNLITHDSDAPETDRLLYIGMSNYDAGRMCGKLVKEAMPEGGEVIIFVGRLGQLNADLRRQGVIDELLDRDHNPDRQYDPASDVLKGDKYTILDTRTDNFDFAKAKSNAEDAIVKYGNLGCMVGLFAYNPPNMLEAIRGADKLGEIKVVGFDEDDRTLQAIQEGNCYGTVVQNPYMYGYKSVEILAALARGDRSVIPESKFIDIPARSIRKDNVDEFWAELKELTGESTQ, from the coding sequence ATGGATTCCCGAATTTTGAAACGTCGTCCTCATTGGTTGCTGTCGATCACGACGCTCTGCCTCGTGACGGCATTGGTATCCGGTTGCACGATCGAAAAGACCAGCAGCCAAGCCAGCAGCGACTCGGGCAAGACCAAGGTTGCCTTTGTGACCAACGGGATCGCTTCGTTCTGGACGATCGCGGAAGCCGGTTGCCGAAATGCGGCCAAGGACAATGATTGCGAGTGCATCGTTCGTATGCCCACCGATCAAGCGGCGGGGCAAAAACGAATCCTGGAGGAATTGATCAACATGAAAGTCGCCGGGATCGCTGTCACGCCGATCAATCCGGACAACCAAAAAGACATCATCAACAAAGCCGCCGCAGAAACCAATCTGATCACCCATGACTCGGACGCACCCGAGACCGACCGTTTGCTGTACATCGGAATGAGCAATTACGATGCCGGACGCATGTGCGGCAAGCTCGTCAAGGAAGCGATGCCGGAGGGCGGCGAAGTGATCATTTTCGTCGGACGCCTAGGGCAACTCAACGCCGATCTGCGTCGCCAAGGAGTGATCGATGAGTTGCTCGATCGAGACCACAATCCTGATCGCCAGTACGATCCGGCCAGCGATGTGCTCAAGGGTGACAAGTACACCATCCTGGACACGCGGACTGACAACTTTGACTTCGCCAAAGCCAAGAGCAACGCCGAAGACGCGATCGTCAAGTACGGAAATCTTGGCTGCATGGTCGGCCTGTTCGCCTACAACCCGCCCAACATGCTCGAAGCCATTCGCGGGGCAGACAAGCTCGGCGAAATCAAGGTGGTGGGATTCGATGAAGACGACCGCACTTTGCAAGCGATCCAGGAAGGAAACTGTTATGGAACCGTTGTCCAAAACCCGTACATGTATGGTTACAAGTCCGTCGAAATCCTTGCAGCACTCGCCCGTGGCGACCGATCGGTGATCCCAGAGAGCAAGTTCATCGACATCCCGGCTCGATCGATCCGCAAGGACAATGTCGATGAGTTTTGGGCGGAGTTGAAAGAATTGACCGGCGAATCCACGCAGTGA